The DNA window TCCACCCGACTGATGTGCTGGTAACCGGCTTCGACATCATCTTCTTCTGGGTGGCGCGCATGATCATGATGACGCTGCATTTCATGAAGGATGAAGACGGCACACCCCAGGTGCCGTTCAAGACAGTTTACGTTACCGGCCTGATCCGTGATGAAACCGGCCAGAAGATGTCCAAGTCCAAGGGCAACGTTCTTGACCCGCTGGATATGATCGACGGCATCAGCCTGGACGCACTGCTGGAGAAGCGTACCGGCAATCTGATGCAGCCCCAGCTGGCCAGGAAAATTGATCAGCGTACGCGCAAAGAGTTTCCTGAAGGGATTGCGCCGCATGGCACTGATGCCCTGCGCTTTACCCTGGCCTCACTGGCCACGACCGGGCGCGATATTAACTGGGACATGAAACGGCTCGAAGGCTACCGCAACTTCTGCAACAAGCTCTGGAACGCCGCCCGCTATGTGTTGATGAACACCGAAGGCGAAGATTGCGGCCAGCGTGACGGGCCGGTAGACCTGTCGCTGGCGGACCGCTGGATCATCAGCCGCTTGCAACGCTGCGAACAGGAGGTTACTCGCCACCTTGACCAGTACCGTTTCGATCTCGCGGCATACGCCCTCTATGAATTCATCTGGAACGAGTATTGCGACTGGTATCTTGAGCTGTCGAAGCCGGTCCTGTGGGACGACGACGCGTCCGTCGACGCCAAGCGCGGTACGAGACGAACGCTGGTGAGGGTGCTTGAAGCCACGCTACGCCTGGCCCATCCGGTGATGCCTTTCATCACCGAAGAGATCTGGCAGCGGGTCGCCGCCCTGGCCGGTCGCGAAGGCGACACCATCATGGAGCAGCCCTACCCCGCCCCGGATGACGCGAAAATGGATGCCCAGGCCGAAGCTGATATTGATTGGGTCAAAGGCGTCATCCTGGCTGTGCGCAACATTCGCGGCGAAATGAACATTCCCCCGGGCCAGCGCCTGCCAGTGCTTTGCCATGGCGGCGATGACTCTGATCGTCGACGGTTATCAGACAACCGCCAGTTCCTCACTTCCCTGGCGAAGCTGAGCAGCCTGGAATGGCTTGACGGTGACGAGGCCCCGCTGGCGGCAACACAGCTGGTCGGTAAGATGGAAGTGCTGGTGCCCATGGCCGACCTGATCGATAAGGACGAGGAGGTCCAGCGCCTGGGCAAAGAGCTGGAAAAGCTCGACAAGGAGATACAGCGCCTGAACGGCAAGCTCGGTAACGAAAACTTTGTCAGCCGTGCACCGGCGGATGTTGTCGAGAAGGAAAAACAGAAGCTCACCGAGGCGGCGGACAGCCAAAGCCGACTACGTGAGCAACTGACGCGTATCCAGGCGCTGTAGACGCGCCTGGCCGACGCCGCCTATGTCCGCCTCCAATATTGCTGATTACGGCATCATTGGCCCGGGTTCCATCGGTCTGTTATGGGCTGTAAAGCTGAGAGCGGCCCACAGCGTCGCCCTCTGGGGCCGCAGTGGCCCCGTGGGCCTTTCACTGGAGTTCATGCAGGGCGAGACTATATCAGAGTCGTTTACTTTTGAGCCCCGCGGGCAGGCACCCGGTACCGCCCTCGTGACGACAAAAGCGTACGACACGGTGCGAGCACTCGACGGCGCCATCAAACGATGGCGTCAGCCTCCCCGGGCCATCGTACTTTTCCAGAATGGTGTTGGCTCCCAGGATGAGGTGCAGCAGAGGTTCGATCACATCCCGTTGCTCGCTGTAAGCACTACAGAAGGGGCTAACCGCACAGCCGACGGAGCACTGGTGCATGCCGGCTCGGGCCTGACCCGCCTGGGGCCGCTAAATGCATCAGGTGCCGCCTGGGCTGAAAAAATCGGCGCTGACTTCTGTGCAGCCGGCTTCGACACTCGCCTTGAGACCGATATACGCATAGCACTGTGGGAGAAGCTCCTGATCAATGCGGGCATAAATGCGTTTACCGTCCTGCTTGATTGCCCCAACGGTGCCCTGCTCGGCCATTCCTTTTTTGAAGACCGGTTGCCACCGCTCTGTTACGAACTCGCGGTCGTGAGTCAGGCCAGCGGTTACCCTGCCACCGCAGAGATCATTGAGGCGCGCATCCGCACAGTCGCCGAGAAGACCGCCGGCAATATCTCTTCCATGTTGCAGGACGTCCGTAGCGGGCGCCCAACAGAGATAGATGTGATCAATGGCGCGGTAGTCAGGGCCGGCATCGCCCTGGGCATTGCCACGCCCGTAAACAGGATGCTGGCTGACGCGGTAGCGGCCAGGACGCGATAACGGATCCTACACAGGACCCCGCGTACCAATTTAGATCAAACTGTATCTCACCAACGACTCCTCGCTGCAAACGCCAGTCTGCAGCCGGGTCACCAGGAGAACGACATGGGCAACCGCCTTTCCAAAATCTACACCCGTACCGGCGACGACGGTACCACCGGCCTGGCTGACGGCAGTCGGGTAGCGAAGAGTGCCTGGCGAATCGAAGCGATGGGCACGGCGGACGAGTTGAATTCGCATGTGGGAATGTTGGTTGAACTACTGCCCCCGGCGGACGAAGCCCGGACTCTGCTACAACGGATACAGCATCACCTGTTCGACCTCGGCGGCGAATTCGCAATTCCCGGGTCGGCACTTATAGGTCAGGCTCACATCGACTGGCTGGAGCAGGAACTGGACAGGCTCAACGCGCCGCTACCGCCGCTGAAGAACTTCATTCTGCCCGGGGGGTCACCCGCAGCGG is part of the Hydrocarboniclastica marina genome and encodes:
- a CDS encoding ketopantoate reductase family protein, whose translation is MSASNIADYGIIGPGSIGLLWAVKLRAAHSVALWGRSGPVGLSLEFMQGETISESFTFEPRGQAPGTALVTTKAYDTVRALDGAIKRWRQPPRAIVLFQNGVGSQDEVQQRFDHIPLLAVSTTEGANRTADGALVHAGSGLTRLGPLNASGAAWAEKIGADFCAAGFDTRLETDIRIALWEKLLINAGINAFTVLLDCPNGALLGHSFFEDRLPPLCYELAVVSQASGYPATAEIIEARIRTVAEKTAGNISSMLQDVRSGRPTEIDVINGAVVRAGIALGIATPVNRMLADAVAARTR
- a CDS encoding cob(I)yrinic acid a,c-diamide adenosyltransferase, with the protein product MGNRLSKIYTRTGDDGTTGLADGSRVAKSAWRIEAMGTADELNSHVGMLVELLPPADEARTLLQRIQHHLFDLGGEFAIPGSALIGQAHIDWLEQELDRLNAPLPPLKNFILPGGSPAAAQAHLARSVCRRAERIVVGLAAEEENNPLGRMYLNRLSDFLFVLARSLARRDGAREVLWEQELGRF